One genomic segment of Alosa sapidissima isolate fAloSap1 chromosome 13, fAloSap1.pri, whole genome shotgun sequence includes these proteins:
- the mef2ca gene encoding LOW QUALITY PROTEIN: myocyte enhancer factor 2ca (The sequence of the model RefSeq protein was modified relative to this genomic sequence to represent the inferred CDS: inserted 2 bases in 2 codons), translating to MGRKKIQIARIMDERNRQVTFTKRKXGLMKKAYELSVLCDCEIALIIFNSXNKLFQYASTDMDKVLLKYTEYNEPHESRTNSDIVEVSKLQRRNGYGNHRNSPGLLVSPGSMSKGMQAKSPPPMSMNMSSRKPDLRVLIPPGSKNTMPSINQRINNSQSAQSLATPVVSVATPTLPGQGMGGYPSAISTSYGTEYYLTSADLCSLSPPVEYSLTSADLSSLSGFSGSGSLHLGSMSGWQQQHLQSMQHSSMAHLGNCTSTHLCPSSNLSLPSAQSLHIKSEPVSPPRDRVGHQQGGYGSAQQLPPPQQQQQQQQQPNHHQAQSQHAAGRQEAGRSPGDSLSSCGSSYEGSDREEQQQRSDFHSPLGALRPPQEEHESPSVKRVRLSEGWAS from the exons GTGACGTTCACCAAGCGCA TTGGCCTGATGAAGAAGGCGTACGAGCTGAGCGTGTTGTGTGACTGCGAGATCGCCCTCATCATCTTCAACA ACAACAAGCTGTTCCAGTACGCCAGCACGGACATGGACAAGGTGCTGCTCAAGTACACCGAGTACAACGAGCCGCACGAGAGCAGGACCAACTCCGACATCGTGGAGGTGAGCAAG CTCCAGAGAC GTAACGGCTATGGTAACCACCGTAACTCCCCTGGTCTGCTGGTCTCTCCAGGAAGTATGAGCAAAGGGATGCAGGCCAAGTCTCCGCCCCCGATGAGCATGAACATGAGCAGTCGCAAGCCAGACCTGCGCGTACTCATCCCCCCAGGGTCTAAAAACACCATGCCTTCCATT AATCAGAGAATAAACAACTCCCAGTCTGCCCAATCATTGGCAACCCCTGTGGTCTCCGTAGCAACCCCAACACTGCCAGGGCAAGGGATGGGAGGATATCCGTCTGCCATATCCACCTCCTATGGTACAG AGTATTATCTGACCAGTGCTGACCTGTGCTCTCTATCGCCCCCTGTAGAGTACTCTCTGACCAGTGCTGACCTGTCCTCGCTGTCGGGCTTCAGTGGCTCAGGCTCTCTTCACCTGGGCTCTATGAGTggctggcagcagcagcacctgCAGAGCATGCAGCACTCCTCCATGGCTCACCTGGG AAATTGCACTAGTACTCACTTATGTCCGAGCTCAAACCTGTCCCTGCCCTCTGCCCAGAGCCTGCACATCAAGTCCGAACCTGTTTCTCCTCCTAGAGACCGAGTGGGGCATCAGCAAGGGGGCTACGGCAGCGCACAGCAGCTCCCTcccccccagcagcagcagcagcagcagcagcagcccaatCACCACCAGGCCCAATCCCAGCATGCCGCGGGGCGCCAGGAGGCGGGCCGTTCCCCGGGCGACAGCCTGAGCAGCTGTGGCAGCTCGTACGAGGGCAGCGACCGCgaagagcagcagcagcgcagCGACTTCCACTCGCCACTGGGGGCGCTGCGGCCCCCGCAGGAGGAACACGAGAGCCCGTCCGTCAAACGCGTGCGCCTGTCTGAGGGATGGGCCTCCTGA